The Echeneis naucrates chromosome 8, fEcheNa1.1, whole genome shotgun sequence genome has a window encoding:
- the LOC115047300 gene encoding integrin alpha-3-like isoform X4 — protein MDQSHCSRMKLIDPNVNLSEDLIEDMWLGVSVASQGEPGGRVLVCGHRFVKLYGPLELRQMIGRCYLRGNDLQYNDSDTHWQNPEQPCSHLGDVRAEVMCNMGISASITQTEVIVGSPGSYEWQGNIHVSWMNPADVFDTQKSSFSKMERRNLYIGYSVTQARRILSEDDETIVTGAPKDSKEDARGSVLLAVKQSNKLVVQQTLRGEQTGSYFGNAVATTDLNNDGWNDLLVGAPFYFHRQQEAGGAVYVYMNSRGSFDSQPTMVLRGPDRSGFGMAVTAAGDLDQDGFQDFAVGAPFHETGSVMIWTGCSEGISPEPSQVIRGSSISHGFRTFGFSLSGGLDVDRNKYPDLVVGSLDDTVTLLRTRPVIHLNQTLRVSPEVVDPNNCDFCIQVEVCFSYIFSTGDRSNRDNITVDFTVTADITSIKSRLNFHGNGQNIYSGYISMPRKHCESLRVGLQSPIQDQVEPLVFSLNVSLYEKLPKKRGSVQDLKHLPVLRQTPQPIRTQIQILKACGPDNRCHSNLQMTAQFTDEKQKPFMMQGGSQVLHYNTSINRLFLEINISNMPSSGRPAEDAHNTILNMSIPPSLIYSGVRTKGDTSAAVQCSVQQSDVLCELGNPFKSHSKVQVLIIFQTSDVSLETREIQSVLQLSTLSEQSDLSSVSVFMLVQFSLQTTFSLINPPGPTPFGGHVTGESAMKKTEDVGSLLLFTFQVHINRKLLSHLGNLEVEFNWPRALANGKWLLYLTEIVVSGTSEPQCNPPGGIVNPLNLVLSKEEKKRESRSLEEERAVHHKKSSSVLHLQGQRKTSYTLDCSEGMDCVTFVCPLINMNSSASLSLRARLWNSTMLEDYRHVRTVVVRGRATLKLQTNKPMLHMDPLSSEIEVLLYPDLGHQVDSGAPLWILVVSVLAGVLLLALICLLLWKVRPPPAFVPKSTCHRSSHHHGDCLSSSSTPWLSFVISSPAVQCGFFRRASTRELYEAQTQTAQRRSQPSETGRLPEEQ, from the exons ATGGACCAATCACATTGCAGCAGGATGAAGCTGATCGATCCAA ATGTGAACCTGTCTGAAGACCTGATTGAAGACATGTGGCTGGGCGTCTCTGTGGCCAGTCAGGGTGAACCCGGGGGTAGGGTCCTG GTCTGCGGTCATCGGTTTGTTAAACTCTATGGACCTTTAGAACTCAGACAGATGATCGGTCGATGTTATCTCCGTGGAAATGACCTTCAGTACAACGACAGTGACACGCACTGGCAGAACCCAGAGCAGCCCTGCAG TCACTTGGGTGATGTCAGAGCGGAGGTCATGTGTAACATGGGGATTTCAGCATCCATCACTCAGACTGAGGTCATCGTCGGGTCTCCTGGAAGCTACGAATGGCAAG gaAACATCCATGTGTCCTGGATGAATCCAGCCGACGTCTTTGACACACAGAAAAGCTCCTTCTCCAAAATGGAGCGCAGGAACCTTTATATCG gatACTCAGTGACTCAGGCTCGCCGTATTCTGTCTGAAGATGATGAAACCATAGTAACAG GGGCTCCTAAGGACAGTAAAGAGGATGCACGCGGTTCTGTGCTGTTGGCAGTGAAACAGTCCAATAAGCTGGTTGTTCAGCAGACCCTACGTGGCGAACAGACAGGTTCATACTTTGGTAACGCCGTGGCTACCACCGACCTCAACAACGATGG GTGGAATGACTTGCTGGTGGGTGCTCCTTTCTACTTTCACCGCCAGCAGGAAGCAGGTGGGGCAGTTTATGTCTACATGAACTCAAGAGGAAGCTTTGATTCCCAGCCTACTATGGTGCTCAGAGGGCCAGACAGATCTGGATTTGGGATGGCTGTTACTGCCGCTGGAGACTTGGACCAAGATGGCTTCCAGG actttGCAGTTGGAGCCCCCTTccatgaaacaggaagtgtgatgATTTGGACTGGGTGCAGTGAAGGGATCTCCCCAGAACCAAGCCAG GTGATCAGGGGCAGCAGCATCTCTCATGGGTTTAGGACTTTTGGCTTCTCCCTGTCAGGAGGTCTAGATGTTGACAGGAATAAATATCCAGACCTGGTGGTTGGTTCTCTAGATGACACTGTCACTCTTCTAAG AACTCGTCCAGTCATCCACCTTAACCAAACACTCAGAGTTTCTCCAGAGGTCGTTGATCCCAACAACTGCGACTTCTG tatTCAGGTGGAGGTGTGCTTCTCCTACATCTTTAGTACTGGAGACAGGAGCAACAGAGACAACATCA ccGTTGACTTCACTGTGACTGCCGACATCACCAGCATCAAATCCCGCCTCAATTTCCATGGCAACGGACAGAACATTTACTCTGGTTACATTTCAATGCCgagaaaacactgtgaatcCCTGAGAGTAGGACTTCAG AGTCCAATCCAAGACCAAGTGGAACCTCTGGTGTTCTCCCTGAATGTCTCGCTTTATGAGAAGCTTCCAAAGAAAAGAGGCTCAGTCCAGGACCTGAAACACCTTCCTGTATTGAGGCAGACACCCCAACCCATCAGAACCCAG atccagatcctgaagGCCTGTGGTCCAGATAACCGTTGCCATAGTAACCTGCAAATGACTGCTCAGTTCACAGATGAAAAGCAGAAACCATTCATGAT GCAGGGGGGCAGCCAAGTGTTACACTACAACACCAGCATTAACAGATTGTTTCTGGAGATCAATATCAGCAACATGCCGTCATCAGGCCGACCAGCCGAAGATGCTCACAACACCATTTTGAACATGAGCATCCCGCCGTCGCTCATTTACTCTGGCGTCCGAACGAAG GGAGACACCTCAGCAGCTGTCCAGTGTTCTGTCCAACAGTCTGATGTCTTGTGTGAGCTCGGAAACCCGTTCAAGAGTCACAGCAAG GTTCAGGTGTTGATCATATTTCAAACATCAGACGTCAGTTTAGAAACAAGAGAGATTCAGTCTGTGCTGCAACTGTCAAC TCTCAGTGAACAGTCAGACTTGTCTTCAGTCTCCGTCTTCATGTTGGTCCAGTTTTCACTGCAAACGACTTTCAGTCT AATCAATCCTCCAGGCCCCACCCCCTTCGGTGGCCATGTGACCGGCGAGTCAGCCATGAAGAAGACAGAGGATGTTGGCAGTTTGCTGCTCTTCACCTTCCAG GTGCATATCAACAGGAAACTGCTGAGTCACCTGGGCAACCTAGAGGTGGAGTTTAATTGGCCAAGGGCACTGGCCAATGGGAAGTGGTTGCTGTACCTCACAGAGATTGTAGTCAGCGGCACTTCGGAGCCTCAGTGCAATCCACCTGGTGGCATTGTCAATCCTCTCAACCTTgtg ctgtcgaaggaggagaagaagagggagagcaggagtctggaggaggagagggcggTGCACCATAAGAAAAGTAGCTCTGTGCTCCACCTGCAGGGACAGAGGAAGACATCATATACCCTG GACTGTTCCGAGGGGATGGACTGTGTAACATTTGTGTGTCCTCTGATCAACATGAACAGCTCAGCATCTTTGAGCCTCAGAGCCCGACTGTGGAACTCCACCATGTTGGAG GACTACCGCCACGTCCGGACTGTGGTGGTGAGAGGCCGAGCAACTCTGAAGCTGCAAACCAACAAGCCGATGCTGCACATGGATCCTCTGAGCTCGGAG attGAGGTCCTGCTTTATCCAGACCTGGGCCATCAGGTGGATTCTGGTGCCCCCCTGTGGATCTTGGTGGTGTCCGTCCTGGCTGGGGTCTTACTGCTAGCTCTGATCTGCCTGTTGCTCTGGAAGGTTAGACCTCCTCCTGCTTTTGTACCTAAGTCCACATGTCATCGTTCATCTCATCACCATGGTGATTGtctctcctcttcatccacCCCGTGGTTAAGTTTTGTCATATCATCCCCTGCTGTTCAGTGTGGGTTCTTCAGGAGAGCCAGCACCAGAGAACTCTATGAGGCCCAGACCCAGACAGCCCAGAGGAGGAGCCAGCCGTCCGAGACTGGAAGGCTGCCTGAGGAGCAGTGA